A stretch of DNA from Gasterosteus aculeatus chromosome 7, fGasAcu3.hap1.1, whole genome shotgun sequence:
TTAATCTTGCCAATGTAAAAAAGATAATGCATGTCGAGAATTTAATGTATGTACACAGTCAACGGTCATGTTGCTGCTTGTCATGTTTACTTCATTTCAAATGATCCATTTTGACTTACTTTTATACCGATGATACGAATTTACTCTTGCTTGCAAAAACAAGCGTTATTTTACTGACGGTGTTATTTTTAACTTTGCAGAAAGTTGCGGCCCGGTACCCCGGTGATAATGAGCGCCTCGGCCGCATGTCCCTCATTGAGGAATGTGGCCAGAAGAGGATCAACATGGCCCATTTGTGCATTGTGGGATCCCATGCAGTCAACGGAGTGGCACGTATACACTCCGACATCCTCAAAGCTACTGTGTATGTCCGCCAAATACCTTCTTTCCCCCCCCGTAATTATTCAAAAGAGATGAATCCCCCAAATTAGAACTACACAGTATGCGTAGTATGTGCTTTAGTTTGTGTTTCATAAATCCTGCAGGCTgctgcacggtgtgtgtgtgtgtgtgtgtgttctgacgTGTGTGGTGCTTCACTCTCTCTGCAGTTTCAAGGACTTCTATGAAATGGAGCCGCATAAGTTCCAAAACAAGACCAACGGCATCACTCCTCGCCGCTGGCTGGTCATGTGCAACGCGGGGCTGGCTGAGGTCATCGCCGAGGTCAGCCGCGTTTTAACACATACAGCGCTGTTGGATAAATGTCTTTGATTTCCTTAGTCTCCGTTTGCTGTTGACAGAGAATTGGCGAGGACTTCATTCGTGACCTCGACCAGCTGCAGCGTCTCCGCGAGTTTGTGAACGACGAGGCTTTCATTCGCGATGTCGCCAAAGTGAAGCAGGTGAAGTATTATTTGATCCCAGTTTACAGCCACGTTTATGTGTCAGCTTGGAGGGACTCGTGAATAAACGACCAGGTTTTATTACAGCtggcaatcaataaatcaggtAATTACTGCCTTTTGATTATAACGTGCACAGATTATTCAATGATAGTGTCAACCTGCTGAGCCCTGTGATCGATGCCTCCATCTGCAGCGTGAACGGCCTTCTGCACAATTAGTCGGCACACATGAGTGGGCAGAATGTGTCTTGTTGTTCTTTTCGTCTGGGGTTGTTCATGACGTGATCAATTCAATGTTTTTGATGAAGTAGGAAAACAAGTTGAAGTTTGCTGTTCACCTGGAGGAGCACTACAAGGTGAAGATCAACCCCAACTCCATGTTCGACCTTCAAGTCAAGAGGATCCACGAGTACAAGCGACAGCTGCTCAACTGTCTGCACATCATCACCTACTACAACCGTAAAGGGCACATTTTCAAATTCTGATCAATGATCAAAGTGACTTTTAAGATCATTTCAGGGCAGAATCACGCACATCTTCTGATATCCCCGCCAGGCATAAAGAAGGAGCCCAACAAGCAGTGGACTCCAAGAACTGTCATGATTGGAGGAAAGGTTCGTACGGTCTAAAGACACGCGACTAACGCGGCCCAAGGCCCCCCCTCACAACTCAGCTTCAGTTCATCTGAGCACTCCTTCTCCGACTCGCAGGCCGCTCCTGGCTACCACACGGCCAAGATGATAATCCGTCTGATCACAGCCATTGGCGAGGTGGTCAACAACGATCCTGTGGTCGGAGATCGTCTTAAGGTCATCTTTCTGGAGAACTACAGAGTGACACTGGCAGAGAGAGGTAATTCCCACATCGCTGCCCTAATCCCTCTTTCCCGCTtgttctccttttatttttctcccccctGCAAACGCCGCCAGTCCGATGTTTTTGAGACACAAAATCAAccctcgacccccccctccctccctccttctgtctTTCAGTCATCCCCGCATCCGACCTGTCAGAGCAGATTTCCACAGCTGGCACTGAGGCCTCTGGCACCGGCAACATGAAGTTCATGTTGAACGGCGCTCTGACCATCGGCACCATGGACGGAGCGAACGTCGAGATGGCCGAGGAGGCCGGCGACGGCAACCTCTTCATCTTCGGCATGTTGGTTGATGACGTCGAGGCGCTTGATAAGAAAGGGTAAGGAACCATCCGTCAGGGCTTTGTATCTATCTGTAGCTCATAAAGTTGGTCCACCACGTGTTTATTCATGTTTGAGTcccccaaatgtttttttctacaaaCTCAAACGTTATTTCACCTTTGACATAATACCACAGGAAGCAGAAGCGAGAAAAGtgttcctctctgtctttgtttttgtgccacTACCGTGTGTATCGtctgtgcatgtttttttatgGGCAGAGAGTACCACGCCTTAATTATCAGGTTACTACAGCAACAAGTCCGTGCTTCTGTTTTTCTGAATGTACGTATTGTTTCTTTCGGTTCCACTTAGGTATCACGCTCAAGAGTACTGCAACCGCCTGCCTGAGCTTAAACAGGCTATGGACCAGATTGCTGGTGGCTTCTTCAGCCCAAAGCAGCCTGACCTGTTTAAAGAAATTGTCAACATGCTGATGCATCATGACAGGTAAAGACATATCTAACATTCCCAGCCTGAGGCGCGCACATGCGTACACGCATACAAATAAGAACGTAATTAAACTTGCGTGCCGGCGCACCGGAAAAAGAGGGACAGTAAATGCACGTTAGCATGCGGTAAACATAAGTGTACGCACGTGCATTTGCGTCACGCTAAACATTTGAGTTTCGCTCTTCCCCTCCCCCGCAGATTTAAGGTCTTTGCTGATTATGAAGACTATATCAAATGCCAGGAGAAAGTCAATGCTCTTTACAAGGTATGTTTATTAAAAACTATACATGAGCCACGCGGTTCCCAAAGGTCTGTTTTGCATTTACAGTATGATTCTATTCAGCGTAGCTTTATTATAAGTGCATCCATGCGAAAGGACTCAGGGCTACTGATCCTTTTAATTACTCATCATATTCATAATAATGAATTAACGACGTTTCTACACCACATCAGAACCCTAAGGAATGGACCAAGAAGGTGATCCACAACATTGCAGGATGTGGCAAGTTCTCTAGTGATCGCACCATCGCCCAGTACGCCCGTGAGATCTGGGGCATGGAGCCCACACTGGAGAAGCTGCCCGCCCCCGACGACAAGCAGTGAACCTTCCACATGACGGCGCCGCATCCCGACCTCCCCCCCCGGCTGGTATCACACGGCGTACGCCAACGTGAGAATTTACCTGAAGGATCCTGTGCGTCATTCAATGCTTCCTGCGTCACCGCGTTGTGTCTTACACAATCTCTTGAATCCGGATGAGTTTAcgttcaaacctgcagattcgcGGGAATCAAGTAACAGTGGATAATGTAACATTGCTTTGTGAATTCATCAGtgatattttttattgaaaaatacagACCTTTGTATTTCCACTCAAACCCAttctgaataaaatgaatgttgaaAGACCATGAAAGCCTGGGTGACTTCTTCCCGTTGATCCGCACCCTGTCGTTGGTGATCAACATTACATTTGGTGTGAAGAAAACCCATTAGCATTGACAGAGATGTAAGCATGTTTCCCCTTGACTGGGTTCATGACATATCGAGGGGTGACAGTGAATTTCAGGATTACGTTTCAGAGGACCAGATCCCGGatgcaatgaaaaaaacatttttaccttTTGAAGTGAGTATTGGCCAGTTCATAATGATGTTACAAactagtttgaaaaaaaaaaaaaaaatgtaaaaactataTTGAAAGTGTAATTGGTTCTACACTCAAATTCcaaaaaaatagtaaaaacatgttttggtcTGTGTGCTGACTCGGCTTTCAGATAACGTCCATCTTTAGAAAAAAGATGCACTCCTGCTGCTGATTTGCATGAAGTGGCATAACAACAGAAGACAGAAAGAGGCAAGAGTGCTTGATCCGGCCGTGGCTCCACACCCCCCCTGGATGAACACCTGCACAAGCCCGAGCTCAGCAGCAGACGGGATTCTGGCAGCGTCC
This window harbors:
- the LOC120822908 gene encoding glycogen phosphorylase, muscle form, coding for MSKPLSDHDRKKQISVRGLAGVENISALKQDFNRHLHFTLVKDRNVATRRDYYFALAHTVREHLIGRWIRTQQHYYEKDPKRVYYISLEFYMGRTLQNTMVNLALENACDEAMYQLGLDMEELEDMEEDAGLGNGGLGRLAACFLDSMASLGLAGYGYGIRYEFGIFNQKIVDGWQVEEADDWLRYGNPWEKARPEYMRPVRFYGRTEHHSDGVKWVDTQVVLALPYDTPIPGYRNNVVNTMRLWSAKAPCDFNLKDFNVGGYIQAVLDRNLAENISRVLYPNDNFFEGKELRLKQEYFVVSATLQDIIRRFKVSKFGSREIARTDFSKLPDKVAIQLNDTHPAMAIPELMRVLVDEEKLDWDTAWDICVRTCAYTNHTVLPEALERWPVDLFAHLLPRHLEIVYEINRRHLEKVAARYPGDNERLGRMSLIEECGQKRINMAHLCIVGSHAVNGVARIHSDILKATVFKDFYEMEPHKFQNKTNGITPRRWLVMCNAGLAEVIAERIGEDFIRDLDQLQRLREFVNDEAFIRDVAKVKQENKLKFAVHLEEHYKVKINPNSMFDLQVKRIHEYKRQLLNCLHIITYYNRIKKEPNKQWTPRTVMIGGKAAPGYHTAKMIIRLITAIGEVVNNDPVVGDRLKVIFLENYRVTLAERVIPASDLSEQISTAGTEASGTGNMKFMLNGALTIGTMDGANVEMAEEAGDGNLFIFGMLVDDVEALDKKGYHAQEYCNRLPELKQAMDQIAGGFFSPKQPDLFKEIVNMLMHHDRFKVFADYEDYIKCQEKVNALYKNPKEWTKKVIHNIAGCGKFSSDRTIAQYAREIWGMEPTLEKLPAPDDKQ